GTCGCGGGCTGGTCCACCAGCCGACGCAGCCGCTCGGCGATCTCCGCTTCCCCCACGGGGTGCGTCTGAGACCCTCGGTTCCGTAGTTCTTCCAGTCGCTCAGGTGCGCAGAACTGGACGGCACCAGGGCAGTCCCAACCCATTTCGGCGAGGATTCCGAAGATGTCGTCCGCTGTCGTGTTCAGGCGGTCGGCCCATTGACCGAGCGTCTGCGGGTTCTCCGGCAACAGGCCCCGGAGGTACGGTTCGACCCGGCCGGCCGGGTACGTACGCGATCCGATCGGCAGTCGAAGCGACAGCGGGATGGTTCCGGAGCCGACGTAGTCGTCGGTGTAGGTGAAGGTCGGCATGACGTCCGTGCCGGCACGCTCCAGGTGTCCGGCGACTTCGTCGTACAGCACAACCGCGAGTCGCTCAGTCATTTCCGGACGGCTCCTCGTCGCCGTACCAGGCCCGGCGCCGGTTCGCGGCGCGGAGAAGGCGGCGGTCGGTCAGATGTTGGTCCGAACCGGCTTCGGGGGCATTCGACGCGCGGAACACCATGGTCAGCCCCAGCGCGGCCAGCAGACGCATCAACTGTTCCAGCTCGACGCCGCGGTGCCCGCTCTCCACCTTTGCCAGCCAGGACCGGGAGACCCGTGCACGCGCGGCGGCCTCGGCCTGGCTGAACTCGAGCCGCAGTCGTTGCGCGCGGACCGTCGAGCCGAGCTTCGACCAGTCACCGATGACGATCTCGTCCATGGCATCCGTCCTTTGTCTACGTTCGTAGACATTCTCGCATTGTCCTCGTTCGAAGACAATCCACGTTTGTCTACGTTCGTGGACAAACGTGCCCCGGAGTACTGCGCATTGTGGAGTAGTGTGCGTGGGGGAGTTCCGGGGAGGTGGAGGGTCGATGGATACGAGTCAGTTGCTCAAGGGTGTGCTGGATCTTGCGGTGCTGGCGGTGTTGCGGGAGGGGGACGGGTATGGGTATGACGTGTTGCGGCGGTTGCGGGCGGCGGGGCTGGTGGATGTCGCGGATGCGTCGGTGTACGGGACGTTGCGGCGGCTGTTCGCGGCGGGGGTGCTGACTTCGTACGTGCAGCCGAGTGAAGAAGGGCCGCATCGGAAGTACTACGGGCTGAACCAGGACGGGCATGAGTTGCTGGCCCGGTCCACCCAGACGTGGAACCACTTCGCCGGCGCGATGTCCGTGTTGTTGCTGGCGAAGGAGGCCGCGTGAACAGCACGCCGCCGCGTTCGCCGGCCAGCAGCCAGAGCCAACTCGACGCCGGCTGGAACGCGCTGCGCTGGGGCGCGCTCGCCGGTACGGTCGGGCCGTTCTTCGTCGCGGTCGCGATCTTCGCGTGGTCACGGCAGCAGACCGCGTTCTTCGGCGTACTCGGGCTCGGCGTACTCTTCGGCGCCGGGTTCCTCGGTGTCCACTCGTTGCGCGGCAACGACCCGCGGATCGTGCTCGACACCCCGCAGGGCGCCCGCGGCGCGACGTCCGTACGCGGCTGGATCGACCAGATCCCGGCGAACCTCCGGCACGAACTGGTGACGATCGGCCAGCCGGTCTGGTGGGCTGTCCGCGGCGTGATCGGCGCGGGCGGGTTCTTCGCGCTGTTCGGCGCCACCTCGGTGACCGTGGTCGCCGCGATCGCCGGCGCCGCCGCGTCGATCTGGATCGGCCGCAAGACCCAGCAGGACCGGCGCTTGCTCTGGTACGTGGTGCCGCTGAACGTGGTCGCGGCGATCGCGGTGCCGTCGTTCCTCGCGGCCGCGTACTCGGGGGCGTCGTTCGGATTCCTGAAGAACTACAACGACTTCCGCGGCCATCCGACGAGGACGGCCCAGGCGCAGCCGGTGGACGGCTTGACGCTGAACGGGGTCACGGTCAGCAACATCTACCCATTTGATGCCCAGGGCAAGCAAATCTCGGTCCGGCTGTACGACCAGGACGGGAACCTGATCGCCCTGGATCCGCAGGACTGCGCGAACGCGTTCGGGTCGAGCCGGCGGGAGCCCAGCAACCTGTTCCCGCAGGCGGTGGTCACCCCGGACGCGAACGGCTACTCGGGGCCGGAGAACTGCAAGGAGAGCACCAAGGCTCCGTTCCCACCCCCGAAGCCCCTGCCCACAAAGGCCACCCCGCCCACACCGAAGCCGACAACGAAGCCCACCGCCAAGCCCAGTACGCCTGCCGTAACACCGACCCGGTAACTACCGCAGTCGGGCCGCGGCAACCTTTCGGTACGTGTAACCCAACCGCTCGTACACGGCCGCGTTGTCACCATCCACCATCAACGCGGCCCGCCCGTGGCGCTTCACCAGCTCGGCGGTGGCGAATCCACACACCTGCCGCGACAATCCCTTGCCCCGGGCAACCGGATTCGTCGCGACCCCGGCCAGGAAGCCGACCTCCGGCGCGCTCCACGCATCCGCCGCCACGCTCACGACGATGGCACCGAGCAGCAACTCCTCCTACCTGGCGCACCTAAGGACAGGAGGTGGTCGGGCCTGACCTAGTGCACCTGAGCGTGGACGGGGATTTGTGTACGGCGTCTCGGCGGTGCACTACCTGTTCTTCGGTACACCATCGGCGCGCTGGACGGCGTAGGGGACCAGGTGGCGGTAGCCGCGGACCGCGACGCGGCGGAGGCGGTGCAGGTTGTACGCGGGGTGGCCGTCGAGGGCGGCGGCGAGTTCGCGGTCGGCGAGGACGCGGCCGGGTTTGCATTCGGTGGTCAGGCGGGCGGCCAGGTTGACCACCTCGCCGTACACGTCGCCGAGCCGGATCAGGATCGTTCCGTACGCGAGCCCGATCCGCAGCTCGGGGAGATCCTCGTCCGCGGTCACCGCGTCCTGGAGCGCGAGCGCGACCGCCGCGCCCTGCGCCGCGGTGTCGGCGACGAACAGCACTTCGTCGCCGATCGACTTGATCACCCGGCCACCGTTCAGCGCGACCACGTCGGCGGCCGTCCCCTCGAACCGTTCGATCAGGCCGCCGAGCTCGGCCTCGGTCAGGCGGCGGGTGAGCCGGGTGTAGCTGACGATGTCGGCGAAACCGACCGCGCGTACGCCGCGGGCCAGCTCGTCCGACCCCGCGACCGCTCGGCCGGCCGCGGCGGCGAGGTGGCGGCGCCAGACGTACGTCTGCAACCGTTCCATTGCTGGAAGCAACAATCCGGCGACTTCGATCGCTTCGTCCGGCGGGAGTTGGGTACCGCCCAGGAACTCCAGGAACATGGCGGACTGCCAGGACGCCAGCCGCGACTGGGTCTGTCCGAGTTTCCGGGCCAGTGACGATTCCATCTCGGGCTCGATGAAACCGTCGTCCTCCAGCGCGGCCACCAGCCGCAGCGCCTCGACGTCGTCGTCGGTGAACGCCACCTCGTCGTCCGGTACGGTCGCGAACCCGAGCGCGTGCCACATCCGCTCGGCCCGCTCCATCGAAATCCCGGCCCGCTCGGAAACCTGTACCCGAGTGAACTTCCGCTCGCCCCCGAGCAGCGTCCGCTCGAACTCGCGCTGCACGGCACTCAGATCCACCCGCCCAGCCGCGCCGGAACCACTGTCGTTCGACTCAGGCGTGTTCATTTCGTTCAGGAGCTAACCGCGGCGTTCTTGGATGGTGGCGTCGATGGCGTCGCGGAACGCAGGCAGGCGGCGGGTGAGGTCGTCGAACTTCTCCCGGGTGAAGTGCAGCAGCTGGAGCCGCGACTTCGCCGTGACGGTTGCCGTCCGCAACGTGTTCTTCCGGACCGCGACCTCGCCGGCGATGTCACCCGGGCCGAGTTCGGCGATCTCCTGGCCCTTCTCGCGGACCGCGGCGGTACCACTGAGGATCAGGTACGCGGCGTCCGGCGGCGTCTGCTCAAGGATCAGCGACCACCCGGCCGGTACCGAAACCTCTTCGCCGGCCCGGAAGATGTCCCGGATGTCCCGCCCGGACAGATCCGCGAACAGCGGCAGATCCCGCGGGGATGTCCTACCCAGTGCCACGACGCTCCTCCTCGTCCCCCCGCCGATGTTTCCAGTCGGTAACTCTAACGGCTCCCACCCGCCACGGTCACGTACTCAGCGCGCGGGCCGCGACCAGGAGGACGGGCGGGCGGCGGCGGTGGATGGCAAGGTGGGGGTGGGCGGCTACCTGTTCCGGTGTCGGGAGTGGTTCGTCGAGCACTTCCAGCTGGAACCCATGGCGCCGGAGGGTCGCGACGATCGAGCCGATCGTCCGGTGGTACTTCACCACCCTGTCCACGAACCACGTCCGCTCCCGCCGCCCCTCGTCCGCGTAGTCGTCCACCACACCGTCCGCGGCCACCATCGGGGCGGTCATCACCGGATGCTCCACCGAGAAGACAAACACCCCGGACGACAGCCAGCTCGCTGCTCGGCTGACCAGGATGTCGAAGTCCTCGACGTAGTGGAGAGCCATGCTGCTGACGATCAGGTCCGCGGACCCTGACGGTAGGTCGAAGGTCGCGAGGTCGGCACGCTGGTACCGAACGCGCGGATGCGGGGTAGCCGCCGCGAGCATCTGTTCCGAGGCATCAACAGCCAGCACCTCAGCAGCGCCCGCCATCGCCAGCCGAACCGCGAGACCACCTTCGCCACAGCCCAGATCCACGACCCGAGCCCCGGCGACCGGCAGCGTCGCGAGGACGGCGTTCATCGCCGGGATCTCCAGTTCGTCGTTGATCCCCTGGCCGGTACGGCGCAGGTGGCGGTATCCGGCAAGGAAGTCCGGGTCGTCGTACAACCCGGCACCGTCACGCGGTCGCCCGGTCATAACCAGCGGGCCAGGTCGTGAATGTCGATCATCGGTAGCTCCCATCGGAGGGCGAACTGTTCGAGGTCGGACGCGCCGGCCATCACCCCGTCCGGGCGCATCACCTCGCAGCACACCCCGACCGGCGCCAGCCCGGCGGCCACGCACAACGCGACAGTCGCCTCGGTGTGACCGCAACGCTCGGCCAGCAAACCAGGTCGCGCGGCCAGCGGGAACACGTGCCCGGGCCGTAAGAAGTCGGACGGTACGGCATCCGCCGACGCGAGCCGCCGAATCGTCGCCGCCCGGTCGGCCGCGGACACCCCGGTCCCGTCCGACGAGGCGAGATCGATCGGCACATGCATCGCCGTACCCTGCCGGTCGCCGCCGCCCGGGATCGGCCCGATCTCCAACCGCTGCAGTACGTCGGCCGCGCACGGGATCGTCGTATGCCCGCAAGCCTGGGTCAGCAGGAACCGCATCGCCTCCGGCCGGAACCGCTCGCCCGCGAAGACCACATCGCCTTCACCTTCCGCGGTCGGGTCCCACACCACTACCCCACCACCCGCGGCGATCTGTGCGACCACCTTCTGGACGCCGGTCTCACCGCTCAGCTGTCCGGCCCACGGCAATCGCGCCACCGCCCGCTGGAACTCCGGCCCGTGTCCTTCGCGCGCCATCCGGACGAGCAAGTCGCTCTCCAGGTTGACCCGGCTGCCGGCGGTAAGCGCGCCGAGTTTCGTCTTCGCCAGCGTGGCCGGTACGAGCACGACCGAGAACCGGTCCTTCAGTACCTCGGCGACCGTGATGCTGACCCCGTCGATCGCCACCGAGGTCTTCGCCACCAGCCGGGCCAGGAGCCGCTCTGGCGGCTTGATCCAGACCCGGTGCCCGGCCGGCTCCACGTCGACCCGCAGTACCTTGCCGACGCCCTCGACGTGCCCCTGGACGAGATGTCCGTCGATCCGGTCGCCGATGGCAACCGGCAGCTGGACGTGCAGCACCGTGCCGGCGCAGATCCGGTCGAAGGTCGTACGGCGGCGGGTCTCCTCGGTGACCACGACCTCGATCTCCCCGGGCGAAATCGGTTCGGCGCTGAACCTGATCCCGTCGAGGCAGACCGCGCCACCCGGCGCGACCGTGATCTCGGTCCGGACCCGCAACAGGTCGCCCGCGATCCCGGCGACGGTGCCTACCTGCTCGATCAATCCTGTGAACATGCTTCGCTCTCCGCCACTCGTTCATGGCCAGGGACCTCAAGCGTGCCAGTTACCGGGCACTTGGTCCGAGCTGAAGCGGGGTATCACCGCGTGGCCCCGGTCGCACCGGGTTGCTCCGCCTTCCGGCAGAGTCGACGGGCCTGGACCAGGTCCAACCGTCACACCGTGGAATCGCACCAGGCGGCATTAAATCACGGCATCTGCGCGTCGCACTGTTGACCAGCTCACTGGGCCGCGCGTCGGCGGCGCCTGGTTCGGTTGGTCCGGCGGCGTACCGGGCGGCGTGGTCCGACCAGACGCGGGCCGGCCAGCCGGTCCTCCAGGCGGCGCGCTTCGCGGCGGATCGGCTGCGCCACGTACTCGCCGAGGATCAGGCCGGAGGCCAGGGCGACGCCGATGGCGACCGCGGTGGTGAGGCTGACGATGCCGAAGATGTTGCTCCGCGCCATCAGTTCGTACAGGCCGCGGTAGATGGTCAGGCCGGGCAGCAGCGGGATCGAGCCCGCGACGACCACGACCAGCGGCGGTACGCCGGTGCGCCGGCCGCTGGAGTAACCGCCCAGGCCGACGACGAAGGCTGCCGCGGCGGTCGACCAGGCCGGGCCGAAGGATGCCCGGGTCATCAGCGTGAAGACCAGCGATGCCAGCGCGCCCATCACCGCCACCGGGAGCAGCGCGCGCAGGGGCGCGTACGTCGCGTACGCGAACGCGGTCGCCATCACCGCGCCGGAGATGACCATCACCGGAAGGTTCGTCAGCTGGATCGCCTGCGGTTCGATGCCGACGTTCAGCCCGAACTTCAGTCCCAGCGTCAGACCAAGGGACACCCCGGCGATGATGCCGCCGGTGAGCAGCATCGCTTCCAGACTTCGGGCCGCGGCGGTCACGTAGTACCCGGTGATCGCGTCCTGGACCGCACCGGTGAGGGCGATTCCGGCCAGCAACATAATGATGCCTGCGGCAACTACCAGTGATGGTTTCACCGGTGCGTCCACGGCGTACAGACCGAGCGCGACCGCGGTTGCCACGAATGCGCCGGCGACCTGCTGGTAGAACGCGGGCAAGCGCTGCCGGTTGAACCAGCGGTTGTTCAGGTCGATCACGATCGCGGTCAGGACCGCCACCGCGGTGATCAGCCAGCCACCGCCGAGCAGCAGCGTCGCGCCGCCCGCCATCACGCCCCAGGCGAGCACGGCGCTCCAGCGCGGGTACGGCGGCCCGGCGGACGTCAGCCGGGCCAGCTCCCGCGAAGCCTCCTCGCGCGTCACGTCACCGCGCGCGAACCGGCGGACCAGGCGGTCGACGTCGGTCAGCCGGGAGAAGTCCTGCGACCGGTACCGGACCAGGCGGATGTGCGTCTCGGGCGCGACATCCGGCGCCTCCTGGTACGAGACGGCCATCGAGGTGAAGGTGATGTCCACCTCGCACCCGCGCAGCCCACCGGCCGCGGTCACGCCGAGGATCGTCGCGGTCGCGTCCGCCGTACCGGCGCCGCTGGACAGCAGCACCTCACCGACCCGCAAGGCCAGGTCGATGGTCGCGTAGACCTCCCGCTGCTCGTCAGGCTGCATCTAACAAACGCTGTGCCATCGCGAGGTCGGTGATCAGGATGTTGACCCAGCCGCCGAGCAGAGCGGCGCGAATGGCCGAGTACTTGCGGTCGCCACCGGCCACGCCGATCCGGCGCGGCACCGCCAGCAGCTCCTTCGCGGTCACCCCGATGACCCGTTGGTCGAACGTCGAGCGCACCAGCTTTCCCTCTTCGTCGAAGAACCGGAAACACACGTCCCCGACGGCACCGAGCCTGCGCAGCTCGTCCTGGTCGGCCTCGGCGACCGCGTTCCCGCTGCGCTGCAGCAGCGGTGACGGCTCCAGGCTGCCGATCCCGACCAGGGCGTCGGTGAGCTGTCCCCAGGTGCCCAGAACGTCCCGAACCGACACATCGTTCATCATCGCCCGCCGGACCGCGGGTGTCCCGACCAGGCCGGGCGCCGGCAGGTACACCGGCATCCCACCGGTCAGCTCGGCGAACCGCGCGGTCAGCCGGGTGGCCTGCATCTGCACCGCCGCGTCACCGAGCCCGCCGACGATCTGGACCACCTTGTCGACCACCGGCACGCTCTTGCGTGGCATCCGGTCGACGGCGCTGAGCAGCGTCTCGCTCCAGGACGAGATGCCGACCAGATGCCCGCCGGTGAGCGTCATGTCCAGGTACGCCGCCGCGCCGGAACCGAGCGCGGACAGTACGTCCTCGCCAACACCCAGCGTGTCGACGACAACCGCGTCCCGCAGTCCGTACCGGCCCTGCAGCTCGTCTTCGAGATCACTGTGGACGCCACTCGGCATGGTCACCACGGTGCGGACGATACCGACGTCGACGGCCTGCCTGAGCATCCGCGACACCCGTGCCTGGGACAGGTTCAGTTCGGTGGCGATCCGCGGCTGGCGGATGCCCTTCTCGTGGTACATCCGCGCCACCTTCGCGAGCAGCCGCAGCTCGTCCAGCCCCGGCCGGCGCACACCACGGTTGCTGTTCACGGCGCTCCTTTCGATGAACCTGGACTATAGGCAGATGTAGACCCGCGGCGCGCCACCAGGATCAGGGATCGGAGCCTGGGGCGTGTCGCGTTCCCCGGCGGCGACGATCGATCCGTCCCGCGGATCGACGATCGTGTACGCGAGCGGGACGCTGTCGTCGAACACCATCACCGGCCCGCCGTGCTCGCGGTACACGATCAGGCCCCCGGCCGGCGTACTCAGCGCGCGCCCCGAGATCACCCGGGTCCAGTCCGGCGCCAGATCGGTCGTCGGCAGGCCGGCAAGGACCTTCCCGAGCATGCCGACGTACGTCGATCCCTCGAAACCGATCGCCTCCCGCCAGCCCGCGCCTGGTGCCAGAAAGAACTCGGAGTGCCCCGGTTCGTCCGCGTGCAAACGCCATTGCCACAAGCTGCCCGCGCCGTACACGACGCCCATCGTCCCGCCCGCGCACAGGTTGCTCCACGCTTCATGCCCTTGCCACCAACCTTCGGCGACACCAGTACGGCCAGTGTGCTCGTACGTTGGCTCGCCGTTCGCGACCGCCTTGACCGGCTCGTTCCGCCACATGTCCGCGACCCGCTCGGGTACGTGCTCGCCGGTGTGCCCGGTCTGGCACCACTGGAAGTCCAGCCAGTCGGCGTCCTGGTGAGCGTTCGCCCGGATGTGCGGGCGGTAGTGGATGCCGGTCGGCTGCTCGTAGCAGTCCGCGGCGTGTACTTCCGCTCCGCCCGCGGCGATCTGTGGCTCGGTGCCCGAACCGTCAGCACCGACCAGGTAGATCGCGGGACCGGCGCCGTACCGGGCGACCAGGTAGCGGCAGTACGCCGCGTACTCGGACGCCGGGACCACTGTTCCGGCGACATCCAGGCCTTTCCAGCCGAAGCCGTGGAAGACGGGTTGCAGTACGGGTACCAGGCCATGCTCGATCAGGATGCGGATCAGGACGTCGAGGTACTGGAAGTAGTCGGCGTTCGGCTCGTTGAGATGTCCGGTGGGGAGATCCTCGAACGCGACGCCGAATCCCTCGTCCTGGGTACGGTCTCGTGGGCCGGATGCGCGCATGTCTGGCTGGACGGTCATGAGGAGGACCGCGTTGAAGCCTTTCGCTTGCCGGTCGGCGGCATACAGGCGGACCTGGTCCGGAGTTGCGCGCCACGGGAGCGCCCAGGCGGTGTCGGCGATCATCAGAGCCGGCGTACCGTCCGCGTGCACCACGCTCCGCCCACCAGGCGACATCCGCCAGAACCCGTGCCGGTAGAACGGGTTGGGCTCGTCGGCAGGTGCCGGTTGCACCTCGAACTCACCGCCGGCTGACCCGCTGGTCCATCGCCAGTGCCCCGCCTCCGGCGCCGCGAAGCGGACGCGGAAGATCCGCTCGCCATCCCAGAACGCCGGACGCCGTAGGCGTCGTCCGGACTCGTGCACAAAATCCACCCAGCGCTCAGCGGCGAAGGGTGGCTCGAGCGCCTCGGCGGCCGGAAGGGTGAGCTCGAGTTCTCGCCAGATGGGTGAGATGGACATGACACTCCTCGAGTGCTGGTTGCGGTTAAGCTGGGGACGAACACACGTGCTCTGGGGTCGGTGAAATTCCGAGCCGGCGGTGACAGTCCGCGACCCGTGACTTCGTCAGAAGAAGCGGTTGACCTGGTGGAACTCCAGGACCGACGGTAAAAGTCCGGATGGGAAGACGCACGTGGCAACCGCACGTCCGCCGGACCGGGACGTGAGGTTTGCCGTTGCCCCGGAGTGCTGTCGACAGCACCGCCGAGAGGACAACGACGATGAACCCGCTGAACACGCTGACCAGCCTGGACACGATCGACCACGCGGTTGCCGAGCTCGCCGCCGGGCGCCCGGTCGTGGTGATCGACGACGCGGACCGCGAGAACGAAGGCGATCTGACCTTCGCCGCGAGCCTGGCGACGCCCGAGCTGATGGCCCTGCTCGTCCGCCACACCAGCGGGTACGTCTGCGCGCCGGCCGCCGCGGAGATCCTGGACCGGCTCGAGCTGCCGTTGATGGTCCCGGACAACCAGGACAGCCTGCGCACCGCGTACACGATCTCGGTGGACGCGGCGACCGGCGTCGGCACCGGCATCTCGGCGGCGGACCGGGCGCGTACCGTCCGGGTGCTGGCCGATCCCTCGGCCGGGCGCACGGACCTGATCCGGCCCGGTCACATCCTGCCGCTGCGCGCGGTCGACGGAGGCGTCCGGCAGCGGCCCGGCCACACCGAAGCCACCGTCGACCTGCTGAAGCTGGCCGGCCTGCCGCTGGTCGGCGTGATCGGCGAGCTCATGAACGACGACGGCACCCTGATGACCGGCACGGATCTGCGGGGGTTCGCCGACGCTCATGGCTTCGCGCTGATCTCGATCGCCGACCTGGTCAGCTACCTGTCCTGACCAGCTTGCGGGCGGCGTCGGCGATGCCCTCGGGGGACAGGCCGTAGCGGTCCAGCAGGTAGCCGGCCGACCCCGTGGGCGCGAACTCGGGAATCCCGAGGATCGACACCCGGGCCGGATGCCGCTGCACCACGGTCTCCGCGACCGCGCCGCCGAGCCCACCGCCGGAGACCGCCTCCTCGGCGGTGACGATGCCGGCCGTCTCCCGCGCGGCCGCGACCACGGCGTCGACGTCCAGCGGCCGCACCGTCGGCATCGACAGTACGCGGGCCGAAATGCCCTCCGCGGCGAGCCGTTCCGCGGCGGCCAAGGCCCGCCACAGCACCGTCCCGTTGCTGATCACTGTCACGTCGCCGCCTTCGCGAACCGTGATCGCCTTGCCGAGCACGAACGAGTAGTCGTCGGCGTACACCTTCGGCACGCTCATCCGGCTGACCCGGATGAACACCGGCCCTTCCGAAGCGGCCGCCCAGCGCAGCGCGGCCGCGGTTTCGATCGGGTCCGCCGGGACGATGATGGTCAGCCCAGCGATCGCGCGCAGCCAGGCGATGTCCTCGATCGAATGATGCGTCGGGCCGAGTTCTCCGTACGCGACGCCGGGACTCATCCCGCAGAGTTTCACGTTCGTCTTCGAGTACGCGACGTCGGCCTTGATCTGTTCGAGCGCGCGCCCGGTGAGGAAGCAGGATGCCGCCGAGACGAACGGGATCCGGCCGCCGTTCGCCAGCCCGGACGCGACGCCGACCATGTCCTGCTCGGCGATCCCGACGTTGATCAGCCGGTCCGGGAACGCCTTCCGGAAACTGTTCAGCTTGCTCGATCCGACCGAGTCGTTGACCACGCCAACGATCCGATGATCCGCCTCGGCAAGCTGGGCCAGCGTTTCCACGTACGCGTCCCGGCAGTCGTAGCGCGGCTGATCGGCAATCGAAGCGGTCTCCAGGACTGTCATTGCAGCTCCTCCAGGGCCTGCTGGTATTCAGCGGCATCGGGTACGCGGTGGTGCCAGGCGACGTTGTTGCTCATGAACGAGATCGGGTGGCCCTTGTGCGTATGGGCGATCACGAAGGTCGGTTTGCCCGGCCGAAACGGAACAGCGGACAGTACGTCCAGCAGCTCGCCGTGATCGTGCCCGTTCACCTCGACGACCGCGAACCCGAACGCGGCCGCCTTCTCCGGCAGCGGGTCGAGATCGTTGGTCTCCTTCGTGGTCGCGCCCTGCTGCAGCCGGTTCCGGTCGACGATCACGGTCAGCCGATCCAGCTGGTACTGCGAGGCCGCCATCATCGCCTCCCAGTTCGACCCTTCCTGCAATTCACCGTCGCCGACCAGGACGTACGTACGCCGCAACGAGACGTCGAGCTTCGCGGACAGCGCGTGGCCGACCGCGACCGGCAGACCGTGCCCGAGCGGGCCGGTGTTCGCCTCGACGCCGGCCACCTTGTTCCGGTTCGGGTGCCCGTTCAGCGCGGACAGCGGCTTCAGGAAGGTCGCCAGTTCCTCGACCGGCAGGAACCCGAAGGCGGC
The genomic region above belongs to Kribbella solani and contains:
- a CDS encoding GNAT family N-acetyltransferase — protein: MLLGAIVVSVAADAWSAPEVGFLAGVATNPVARGKGLSRQVCGFATAELVKRHGRAALMVDGDNAAVYERLGYTYRKVAAARLR
- the ribB gene encoding 3,4-dihydroxy-2-butanone-4-phosphate synthase → MNPLNTLTSLDTIDHAVAELAAGRPVVVIDDADRENEGDLTFAASLATPELMALLVRHTSGYVCAPAAAEILDRLELPLMVPDNQDSLRTAYTISVDAATGVGTGISAADRARTVRVLADPSAGRTDLIRPGHILPLRAVDGGVRQRPGHTEATVDLLKLAGLPLVGVIGELMNDDGTLMTGTDLRGFADAHGFALISIADLVSYLS
- a CDS encoding 3,4-dihydroxy-2-butanone-4-phosphate synthase, which encodes MFTGLIEQVGTVAGIAGDLLRVRTEITVAPGGAVCLDGIRFSAEPISPGEIEVVVTEETRRRTTFDRICAGTVLHVQLPVAIGDRIDGHLVQGHVEGVGKVLRVDVEPAGHRVWIKPPERLLARLVAKTSVAIDGVSITVAEVLKDRFSVVLVPATLAKTKLGALTAGSRVNLESDLLVRMAREGHGPEFQRAVARLPWAGQLSGETGVQKVVAQIAAGGGVVVWDPTAEGEGDVVFAGERFRPEAMRFLLTQACGHTTIPCAADVLQRLEIGPIPGGGDRQGTAMHVPIDLASSDGTGVSAADRAATIRRLASADAVPSDFLRPGHVFPLAARPGLLAERCGHTEATVALCVAAGLAPVGVCCEVMRPDGVMAGASDLEQFALRWELPMIDIHDLARWL
- a CDS encoding helix-turn-helix domain-containing protein, coding for MDEIVIGDWSKLGSTVRAQRLRLEFSQAEAAARARVSRSWLAKVESGHRGVELEQLMRLLAALGLTMVFRASNAPEAGSDQHLTDRRLLRAANRRRAWYGDEEPSGND
- a CDS encoding sugar-binding domain-containing protein — its product is MNSNRGVRRPGLDELRLLAKVARMYHEKGIRQPRIATELNLSQARVSRMLRQAVDVGIVRTVVTMPSGVHSDLEDELQGRYGLRDAVVVDTLGVGEDVLSALGSGAAAYLDMTLTGGHLVGISSWSETLLSAVDRMPRKSVPVVDKVVQIVGGLGDAAVQMQATRLTARFAELTGGMPVYLPAPGLVGTPAVRRAMMNDVSVRDVLGTWGQLTDALVGIGSLEPSPLLQRSGNAVAEADQDELRRLGAVGDVCFRFFDEEGKLVRSTFDQRVIGVTAKELLAVPRRIGVAGGDRKYSAIRAALLGGWVNILITDLAMAQRLLDAA
- a CDS encoding PadR family transcriptional regulator, with product MDTSQLLKGVLDLAVLAVLREGDGYGYDVLRRLRAAGLVDVADASVYGTLRRLFAAGVLTSYVQPSEEGPHRKYYGLNQDGHELLARSTQTWNHFAGAMSVLLLAKEAA
- a CDS encoding class I SAM-dependent methyltransferase; amino-acid sequence: MTGRPRDGAGLYDDPDFLAGYRHLRRTGQGINDELEIPAMNAVLATLPVAGARVVDLGCGEGGLAVRLAMAGAAEVLAVDASEQMLAAATPHPRVRYQRADLATFDLPSGSADLIVSSMALHYVEDFDILVSRAASWLSSGVFVFSVEHPVMTAPMVAADGVVDDYADEGRRERTWFVDRVVKYHRTIGSIVATLRRHGFQLEVLDEPLPTPEQVAAHPHLAIHRRRPPVLLVAARALST
- a CDS encoding threonine/serine ThrE exporter family protein — its product is MQPDEQREVYATIDLALRVGEVLLSSGAGTADATATILGVTAAGGLRGCEVDITFTSMAVSYQEAPDVAPETHIRLVRYRSQDFSRLTDVDRLVRRFARGDVTREEASRELARLTSAGPPYPRWSAVLAWGVMAGGATLLLGGGWLITAVAVLTAIVIDLNNRWFNRQRLPAFYQQVAGAFVATAVALGLYAVDAPVKPSLVVAAGIIMLLAGIALTGAVQDAITGYYVTAAARSLEAMLLTGGIIAGVSLGLTLGLKFGLNVGIEPQAIQLTNLPVMVISGAVMATAFAYATYAPLRALLPVAVMGALASLVFTLMTRASFGPAWSTAAAAFVVGLGGYSSGRRTGVPPLVVVVAGSIPLLPGLTIYRGLYELMARSNIFGIVSLTTAVAIGVALASGLILGEYVAQPIRREARRLEDRLAGPRLVGPRRPVRRRTNRTRRRRRAAQ
- a CDS encoding cyclic nucleotide-binding domain-containing protein, which codes for MALGRTSPRDLPLFADLSGRDIRDIFRAGEEVSVPAGWSLILEQTPPDAAYLILSGTAAVREKGQEIAELGPGDIAGEVAVRKNTLRTATVTAKSRLQLLHFTREKFDDLTRRLPAFRDAIDATIQERRG
- a CDS encoding adenylate/guanylate cyclase domain-containing protein; translation: MNTPESNDSGSGAAGRVDLSAVQREFERTLLGGERKFTRVQVSERAGISMERAERMWHALGFATVPDDEVAFTDDDVEALRLVAALEDDGFIEPEMESSLARKLGQTQSRLASWQSAMFLEFLGGTQLPPDEAIEVAGLLLPAMERLQTYVWRRHLAAAAGRAVAGSDELARGVRAVGFADIVSYTRLTRRLTEAELGGLIERFEGTAADVVALNGGRVIKSIGDEVLFVADTAAQGAAVALALQDAVTADEDLPELRIGLAYGTILIRLGDVYGEVVNLAARLTTECKPGRVLADRELAAALDGHPAYNLHRLRRVAVRGYRHLVPYAVQRADGVPKNR
- a CDS encoding DUF4038 domain-containing protein — translated: MSISPIWRELELTLPAAEALEPPFAAERWVDFVHESGRRLRRPAFWDGERIFRVRFAAPEAGHWRWTSGSAGGEFEVQPAPADEPNPFYRHGFWRMSPGGRSVVHADGTPALMIADTAWALPWRATPDQVRLYAADRQAKGFNAVLLMTVQPDMRASGPRDRTQDEGFGVAFEDLPTGHLNEPNADYFQYLDVLIRILIEHGLVPVLQPVFHGFGWKGLDVAGTVVPASEYAAYCRYLVARYGAGPAIYLVGADGSGTEPQIAAGGAEVHAADCYEQPTGIHYRPHIRANAHQDADWLDFQWCQTGHTGEHVPERVADMWRNEPVKAVANGEPTYEHTGRTGVAEGWWQGHEAWSNLCAGGTMGVVYGAGSLWQWRLHADEPGHSEFFLAPGAGWREAIGFEGSTYVGMLGKVLAGLPTTDLAPDWTRVISGRALSTPAGGLIVYREHGGPVMVFDDSVPLAYTIVDPRDGSIVAAGERDTPQAPIPDPGGAPRVYICL